Part of the Streptomyces sp. RFCAC02 genome is shown below.
ACCCCGCCGTGGACCGGATGCTGCGCGTGTCCCACGAGGACGGCGACGAGATCGTCTTCCGCCCCGGCTCCGTGCTCGGCCCCGTCCTGGCCACCGGCACGCCCCACCTCGCCGAGACACGGGAGCAACTGCTCGCCGCCGTCGCGCCGGGCGACCCCATGGGACCCGCCGTCGAGGCGCTCGGCATCCACTCGATGCTCACCGTCCCGCTCCGCGCCCGGGGCCGCGCCCTCGGCCTCCTGGTCGTGAGCCGCGCCGGGGAGCGCGCGGGCTTCGACCGCGAGGACCTGACGCTCGCCCTGGAACTGGCCGCCCGCGCCGGCATCTCCCTGGACAACGCCCGCCTCTACGTCCGCGAGCGCGAGGGCGCCCTCACGCTCCAGCGCAGCCTGCTGCCGCAGTCCCTGCCCGAGCTGCCGGGCATCGAGGCGGCGCACCGCTACGTGCCGAGCAGCAGCGGCGCGGAGATCGGCGGCGACTGGTTCGACGTGATCCCGCTGACCGGCGGACGGGTGGCGTTCGTCATCGGCGACGTCACGGGCCACGGGCTGCGCGCCGCCGCGCTCATGGGCCAGCTCCGCACGGCCGTCCGCACCCTCGCCGGGCTCGACCTCGCGCCCGCCCGGCTCCTGCACCGCCTGAACCAGCTCGGCCGCGACATCGCGCAGCGCCCCGACGACCCGGTGATGGCGACCTGCCTGTACGCCGCCTACGACCCGGGCACCCGCGTCTGCACGCTGGCGAAGGCCGGGCACCTGCCGCCGGTCCTGGTCTGCGAGGACCCGGCCACCGGCCACTGGGTCGCGCGCCCCCTGGACCTGCCGTCCGGCGCGCCGCTCGGCGTGGACGGCGTGCCGTTCGACGAGCTGCGGATCGAGGTGGCGGAGGGCAGCGTGCTCGCCCTCTACACGGACGGCCTGGTCGAGGAGCGGGACAAGGACATCACGGAGGGCGTGGCGCGGCTCGGTGAGGTGCTGACCCGGTCGATCGGGCCGGCGACACCGCTGGAGGGCGTCTGCGACACGGTGATCCGCTCGCTCCGCCCGAAGGACGCCGGACGCGACTCGGACGACCTGGCGCTGCTCGTCGCCCGGCTCGGCGCGCTGCCCGACGACCGGGTGGGCACCTGGACGTTCCCCGCGGGGCTGCCGGCGTCCGACAACGCGAAGGGCCGGGTCCGCGCCACCCTCGCGCAGTGGGGCCTCGAAGCCCTGTGCCCCCGGGCCGAGCGGCTCGTCGCCGAACTCATCGGCAACGCCAGCCGCTACACGCGCGGCCCCATCTCCCTGCGCATGGTCCACAGCACGACCCTGCTCATCGAGGTGACCGACCCCGTGCCGGACCCGGTGCGCGACACGGCGTCGGCGCTGGACGACGAGAGCCGGCGCGGCCTGCCGCTGGTCGCGGCCGAGTCCCGCCGCTGGGGGACGCGCGAGGGACCCATCGGCCGCACGGTCTGGTTCGAGCTGGGCCTGCCCGGCTGACACCCGCGGCGCCGCCCGCCGGCGGACCGGCCCTACCGCACCGGCAGGTGGTAGGAGAGCCGGAAGCGGTCCGCCGGCACGACGACGTCCGCCGTCTCCACCGGCAGGGCGCCGGCCCGGTACGTCCGCTCGATGACGAGCACCGGATGGCCCGGCAGCCCGCCCAGCACCTCCGCCTCCCGGGTGAGCGCCGGCCGGGCGCCGACCTCCTCGGAGACGCTGTCCACCTCGATGTCGATCGCCGCCATCCGCTCGACCACACCGCGCCCGGCCAGCGGACCGTGCTCCGGCAGCAGCACGGGCGTCCTGCCGGTCACGCTCATCGGCTCCCAGGACGTCGACATCATCACGGCCTCGGTGCCGTACCGGAAGACGTACCGGGTGCAGACGACACGCTCGCCCGGCTCGATCCGCAGCCGCCGCGCGACGGCGGGCGACGCGTCCTCCCGCTCGCTGTCGCCCTCCCAGGTACCCCGCACGCACTCGTCGGTCTGCTCCTGGCGGAAGGGCGAGTTGCGGCCGAGGACGCGGTGGCCGCTGCGGTGGATGAGCCGGGGGACGGGCCGCTCGCGCACATAGGTGCCGGACCCGGACCTGCCCTCCACCAGCCCCTCCGCCATGAGCACCTTGCGCGCCTCCAGCGCCACCGTGTCGGACACGCCGTAGGCCGCCCTGATGCTCGCCTGGGACGGCAGCCTCGTGTGCGGCGGCAGCCTGCCGTCGGCGATCTGTGCCCTGAGTTCGTCCGCGACGCGGAGGTACGCGGGCTGCTCACCGAACGCCATCGACCCTCCCGATGTTGTTGACCATCGGCAACAGGATGACGACGCTCCGTCGCCCGCCGCAAAGGAACGGCCAGAGTTTCACCCGAAGTGATGACCGCCGGTCCTGCCGCCCGCGGACCCGCTCGTCCCCCGCACGCCCCGACCCCTGCAAGAATGTGCCGCCGACAACCGAAGCTGTCCGAAGGGGGACCCACCGACCATGAGCGCGTCAGGCGGAACGAAGGCCATCGTCGCCGCGTTGGGAGCCAACCTGGCCATCGCCGTGAGCAAGTTCGTGGCGGCGGCGTTCAGCGGGTCGTCCTCCATGCTCGCCGAGGGCGTCCACTCCCTCGCCGACTCCGGCAACCAGGCGCTCCTCCTGCTCGGCGGCAAGCGCGCCAAGCGCGCGGCCAGCGAGGAGCACCCCTTCGGCTACGGCCGCGAGCGGTACATCTACGCCTTCCTCGTCTCGATCGTCCTCTTCTCGGTCGGCGGCGTCTTCGCGCTCTACGAGGGCATCGAGAAGATCCGCCACCCGCACGAGCTGGAGCACTGGTACTGGCCGGTCGGCGTGCTGGTGTTCGCGATCATCGCGGAGGGCTTCTCGTTCCGCACCGCCATCAAGGAGTCGAACGAGACGCGCGGCACGCAGTCGTGGGCCGGGTTCGTCCGTACGGCCAAGGCGCCCGAGCTGCCCGTCGTGCTGCTGGAGGACCTCGGCGCCCTCATCGGCCTGGTGCTGGCCCTGGGCGGCGTGCTGATGGCCATGGCCACGGGCGAGGGTGTGTGGGACGGCGTCGGCACCCTGTGCATCGGCGTCCTGCTGATCGCCATCGCGCTGGTCCTCGCGGCGGAGACGAAGTCGCTGCTCCTCGGCGAGGCCGCGGGCAAGGAGTCGGTCCTGAAGATCCGCGCGGCCGCCGTGGACGGGGTCACCGTCACGGGCGTCATCCACATGCGGACGCTGCACCTGGGGCCGGACGAGCTGCTGGTCGCCGCCAAGATCGCCGTCGAGCACGACGACGACGCGGCCACCGTCGCCGCGGCGATCGACGCGGCCGAGGCCCGTATCCGCTCGGCCGTGCCGATCGCGCGCGTCATCTACCTGGAGCCGGACATCCTGCGCCAGCAGACCCCGCCGGCGGAGCGTGCGGCGGACGCGTAGCGGCGCCCGCGCCCGCCCGCCGGCGGCGGCGCCGGGTCAGAACTGGAGCGACCAGGAGTCGAGGGTGCCCTCGTCCAGGCTCGCGTTGTCCGTGACGGCGAGCGTCCACGTCCCGTCGGCGTCGATGCCGGCGCCGTTCAGGGTGTAGACGGTGTCGATGTTCTCGGCGGAGCCGCCCGTCTGGTCGCGCAGGACGAGCGAGGTGCCGTCGGGCGCGGTCAGTTCGACCGTC
Proteins encoded:
- a CDS encoding GntR family transcriptional regulator, coding for MAFGEQPAYLRVADELRAQIADGRLPPHTRLPSQASIRAAYGVSDTVALEARKVLMAEGLVEGRSGSGTYVRERPVPRLIHRSGHRVLGRNSPFRQEQTDECVRGTWEGDSEREDASPAVARRLRIEPGERVVCTRYVFRYGTEAVMMSTSWEPMSVTGRTPVLLPEHGPLAGRGVVERMAAIDIEVDSVSEEVGARPALTREAEVLGGLPGHPVLVIERTYRAGALPVETADVVVPADRFRLSYHLPVR
- a CDS encoding SpoIIE family protein phosphatase translates to MSTEPSEPGGRDSATTGPAGSPRSLLDLLPLGTVALDARGTVHLWTAPATDLLGWSEHEATGMRLAGLLPPGHPAARGTGLLRALLRDHRWRGTLPLRHRDGHTVELAVRAWPARDGDGTLRVLADIAGARPLHLLERNAAALDALFTSSPIGIALFDTEQRYTRVNEALTRLYGIPAADLTGRTVLDVLPSPVGEELHRIQRAVLRTGQPIGDLVTASPDGRGAHSVSFGRLTDRAGRTLGVSCTVLDISERREALADIERARQRLALLDDVGIALGDLLDVRRIGEALTLALVPRFADYAGVELLVPVASGGDPPDVGEGIDARLVQIAVAAKRHDPAVDRMLRVSHEDGDEIVFRPGSVLGPVLATGTPHLAETREQLLAAVAPGDPMGPAVEALGIHSMLTVPLRARGRALGLLVVSRAGERAGFDREDLTLALELAARAGISLDNARLYVREREGALTLQRSLLPQSLPELPGIEAAHRYVPSSSGAEIGGDWFDVIPLTGGRVAFVIGDVTGHGLRAAALMGQLRTAVRTLAGLDLAPARLLHRLNQLGRDIAQRPDDPVMATCLYAAYDPGTRVCTLAKAGHLPPVLVCEDPATGHWVARPLDLPSGAPLGVDGVPFDELRIEVAEGSVLALYTDGLVEERDKDITEGVARLGEVLTRSIGPATPLEGVCDTVIRSLRPKDAGRDSDDLALLVARLGALPDDRVGTWTFPAGLPASDNAKGRVRATLAQWGLEALCPRAERLVAELIGNASRYTRGPISLRMVHSTTLLIEVTDPVPDPVRDTASALDDESRRGLPLVAAESRRWGTREGPIGRTVWFELGLPG
- a CDS encoding cation diffusion facilitator family transporter, whose amino-acid sequence is MSASGGTKAIVAALGANLAIAVSKFVAAAFSGSSSMLAEGVHSLADSGNQALLLLGGKRAKRAASEEHPFGYGRERYIYAFLVSIVLFSVGGVFALYEGIEKIRHPHELEHWYWPVGVLVFAIIAEGFSFRTAIKESNETRGTQSWAGFVRTAKAPELPVVLLEDLGALIGLVLALGGVLMAMATGEGVWDGVGTLCIGVLLIAIALVLAAETKSLLLGEAAGKESVLKIRAAAVDGVTVTGVIHMRTLHLGPDELLVAAKIAVEHDDDAATVAAAIDAAEARIRSAVPIARVIYLEPDILRQQTPPAERAADA